One window from the genome of Diospyros lotus cultivar Yz01 chromosome 11, ASM1463336v1, whole genome shotgun sequence encodes:
- the LOC127813771 gene encoding uncharacterized protein LOC127813771 codes for MKVSTLIFSFLLLFTITSSFFSPTRVRAISHFSSPDQSISGSECKAWLVQSIPTQMPRLSPVHGVLSTADVFRWMAGNSSKRLDILAQYWQLVAQPDDPRSGDYGYSKAEMQGFGADEGFSVYKALENAADRNIDIRLLQHSGVYPDYTKEPSNLASGRPNVKNITLLLSEWWGSGIVHSKVWISDSRNVYIGSANNDWKSLTQVKEVGIYFAGCPKVAKKLEVYYDNLWKLASLKASVYTKTIWDQQWQITRKVPCWSHFIHFKERCRSPIHRYVEVPHVAGYPELSDPHMFQMPILTPGSNFSTLQHQSNYLSFAPPELLFHKYQTDEQAWIDTIKSVGFGATVRINTMDWLGQSQYTKQTVYWSSLSSAISEVVFSKHAKVKILVAYWAHFINSTDQYLKFLLYSNTLCSSSMYNRCSGGIEIKYYVVPGFNSTGPAIANGARTGNTYPGYSRVNHGKYAVSDVRAHIGTSNLIWDYFYTTSGVSFGTYHPAIVAQLQEVFDADWYSPYTVPVEALPEGHAYSS; via the exons ATGAAAGTGTCAACACtcatcttctcttttcttcttctcttcactatAACCAGTAGTTTCTTCTCTCCAACAAGAGTAAGAGCCATCTCTCACTTCTCCTCACCAGATCAATCAATTTCAGGCTCAGAGTGCAAGGCATGGCTGGTCCAATCAATCCCCACCCAGATGCCCCGCCTCTCTCCTGTTCATGGCGTTCTTTCAACTG CGGATGTTTTTCGGTGGATGGCTGGAAATTCTTCCAAGAGGCTGGATATATTGGCTCAATATTGGCAATTAGTAGCCCAGCCTGATGATCCTCGTTCTGGGGATTATGGATACTCAAAAGCTGAAATGCAAGGTTTTGGTGCCGATGAAGGTTTTAGTGTTTATAAAGCATTAGAAAATGCTGCTGATCGCAATATTGATATCAG GCTTTTGCAGCACTCTGGAGTATATCCTGATTATACCAAAGAACCATCTAACCTTGCTTCAGGGAGGCCAAATGTGAAGAATATCACCTTACTGTTAAGTGAGTGGTGGGGATCAGGCATAGTCCACTCAAAAGTTTGGATATCAGATAGCCGGAATGTTTATATTGGATCTGCAAACAATGACTGGAAATCTCTTACTCAG GTAAAGGAAGTTGGGATATATTTTGCTGGTTGTCCAAAAGTAGCTAAGAAGCTTGAAGTCTACTATGACAACTTGTGGAAACTTGCATCTCTTAAAGCATCGGTTTACACAAAAACAATATGGGATCAGCAGTGGCAGATCACCAGAAAAGTTCCTTGTTGGTCCCATTTTATTCATTTCAAGGAGAGGTGCAG ATCACCTATCCATCGTTATGTTGAGGTTCCTCATGTAGCAGGCTATCCAGAACTTTCAGACCCTCACATGTTTCAAATGCCAATTCTAACTCCAGGAAGCAACTTTTCAACTTTGCAGCATCAATCCAACTATCTGTCGTTCGCTCCACCAGAG CTGTTGTTCCATAAGTACCAGACAGATGAACAGGCATGGATAGACACAATTAAATCTGTAGGGTTCGGTGCAACCGTCAGAATTAATACTATGGATTGGCTTGGCCAATCCCAGTACACAAAACAAACAGTTTACTGGTCATCCCTTTCCTCGGCAATATCAGAG GTTGTGTTTTCTAAGCATGCAAAGGTCAAAATACTGGTAGCATACTGGGCACACTTCATCAACAGCACAGATCAGTACCTCAAGTTTCTTCTCTACTCCAACACCCTTTGCTCTTCTTCAATGTACAACAGATGCTCCGGCGGGATTGAGATCAAGTACTACGTCGTCCCCGGATTCAACTCCACCGGACCTGCCATCGCTAACGGGGCTAGAACCGGGAACACATACCCCGGCTATTCCCGCGTCAACCATGGAAAATACGCGGTGAGCGACGTGCGAGCCCACATCGGGACCAGCAATCTCATCTGGGATTACTTCTATACGACCTCTGGTGTCAGCTTCGGGACCTATCACCCTGCCATTGTTGCACAGCTTCAAGAAGTTTTCGATGCTGACTGGTACTCACCTTACACTGTTCCGGTTGAGGCATTGCCGGAAGGCCATGCTTATTCGAGCTGA
- the LOC127813733 gene encoding BTB/POZ domain-containing protein NPY1-like, producing the protein MKFMKLGSKPDALQSEGNSIRHVSSELAPDVIVSVGEVKFYLHKFPLLSKSNYLQKLIVKADEESSDEIHLADFPGGPKAFEICARFCYGMTVTLNAYNVVAARCAAEYLEMTEDVDRGNLIFKIEIFLNSGILCSWKDSIIVLQTTKSLLPLSEDLKIVGRCIDSIASKTSVDPSNVTWSYTYNRKLTIPDRIVEVGIKFQEKVPKDWWVEDICELDLDLYKRVMMAVRSRGRMKGNVIGEALKSYLVRWLPNSIDALASEAHNKRNKSLVETVIYLLPSDKDAGCLCSFLVKLLKFAILFGADDASKEDLMNRIGLKLDEASVNDLLIPARSPQTTKYDIELVQSLVHRFMVHKSRTRDLNIAEKNELISADFVLGHVSWLNVGKLIDGYLAEIAKDPNLTISSFVLLSESIPKSARPIHDGLYGAIDVYLKEHPNLTKTEKKKICGLMDVKKLTLDTSMRAAQNERLPLRVVVRILFFEQVRAAAGAQALSNQPREDPHCVANNEEDWGKKKAGKGSEGNSLREQMSQVKMIDGCKPKNGKLATKDAKNRGSVTQLLPSRSRKIFDKLWVVGKGHGEAENKSSETSGSSQSPTSMIHGETKSSGSLSRHRRYSIS; encoded by the exons ATGAAGTTTATGAAGCTGGGGTCGAAGCCTGATGCTTTGCAATCCGAAGGCAACTCGATCAG GCATGTGTCGTCAGAACTTGCACCAGATGTTATTGTAAGTGTTGGTGAAGTGAAGTTCTACCTTCACAAG TTCCCTCTTTTGTCCAAGAGCAATTACTTACAAAAACTCATAGTGAAAGCCGATGAGGAAAGCTCCGATGAAATTCATTTGGCTGACTTCCCCGGTGGGCCAAAAGCTTTCGAAATTTGTGCTAGATTCTGCTATGGGATGACTGTCACTCTCAATGCATACAATGTTGTGGCTGCCCGTTGTGCAGCAGAGTACCTTGAGATGACTGAAGATGTTGACCGAGGCAACctgattttcaaaattgaaatatttctcaATTCCGGTATTCTCTGCAGCTGGAAAGATTCCATTATTGTTCTGCAGACTACCAAATCTCTTCTTCCATTGTCTGAGGATCTGAAGATAGTTGGAAGATGCATTGATTCGATAGCATCAAAAACTTCTGTTGACCCATCAAATGTGACCTGGTCGTATACGTACAACCGGAAATTAACAATTCCAGATAGAATAGTTGAGGTTGGGATCAAATTCCAGGAAAAAGTCCCAAAAGATTGGTGGGTTGAAGACATATGTGAACTTGATCTTGACCTGTACAAACGTGTTATGATGGCTGTGAGATCAAGAGGGAGAATGAAAGGGAATGTGATTGGTGAGGCGCTGAAAAGTTATCTTGTGAGATGGTTGCCAAATTCAATTGATGCCCTGGCCTCTGAAGCCCACAACAAGAGGAACAAATCTTTGGTTGAAACAGTAATATACTTGTTGCCTTCAGACAAAGACGCTGGTTGTCTGTGTAGCTTCTTGGTCAAGTTATTGAAATTTGCCATTCTATTTGGAGCAGATGATGCATCAAAGGAAGACTTGATGAATAGGATTggtttgaaattggatgaggctTCTGTTAATGATCTATTGATTCCCGCAAGGTCTCCCCAAACTACAAAATACGATATTGAACTTGTGCAGTCCCTTGTACACAGATTTATGGTACACAAAAGCCGTACTCGGGATTTGAACATTGCTGAGAAGAATGAGTTAATCAGTGCTGATTTTGTTTTAGGGCATGTGTCCTGGTTGAATGTTGGTAAACTGATTGATGGGTATCTTGCTGAAATTGCCAAGGATCCTAATCTTACCATCTCCAGTTTCGTTCTCTTGTCAGAGTCAATCCCCAAGTCAGCTAGACCAATTCATGACGGGCTATATGGGGCGATAGACGTATATCTTAAG GAGCATCCCAACTTGACAAAAACTGAAAAGAAGAAGATCTGTGGGCTGATGGATGTCAAGAAGTTGACGCTGGATACATCCATGCGTGCAGCCCAGAACGAGCGCCTCCCACTGCGAGTAGTTGTACGAATTCTGTTTTTTGAGCAGGTTAGAGCAGCTGCCGGGGCTCAAGCCTTGAGCAACCAGCCTCGGGAGGACCCACATTGCGTGGCTAACAACGAAGAAGATTGGGGGAAGAAGAAGGCCGGGAAGGGCAGCGAGGGCAATTCCCTCCGGGAACAGATGAGTCAGGTGAAGATGATCGATGGGTGTAAACCGAAAAATGGCAAGTTGGCCACGAAGGATGCCAAGAACAGGGGAAGTGTCACGCAGCTGCTGCCGTCTAGGTCAAGGAAAATCTTTGATAAGCTGTGGGTAGTGGGCAAAGGGCATGGAGAAGCCGAGAATAAGAGCTCAGAGACGTCTGGCAGTTCTCAGAGCCCAACTTCAATGATCCATGGCGAGACCAAGTCATCAGGTTCCTTGTCAAGACACAGGCGATATTCCATCTCTTGA
- the LOC127812486 gene encoding transmembrane 9 superfamily member 8-like — protein MEVRRSLALQASICATVLLLLSHNALSFYLPGVAPQDFQKGDLLNVKVNKLSSTKTQLPYSYYSLPYCRPKTIVDSRENLGEVLRGDRIENSPFVFKMREPQMCNVVCRLVLDAKTAKEFKEKIEDEYRVNMILDNLPLVVPVPRLDQESPPIYQLGYHVGLKGQYTGSKDDKYFIHNHLTFTVKYHRDIQTEAARIVGFEVKPFSVKHEYEGKWNGNNRLTSCDATAKRTVANSKAPQEVEDKQEIIFTYDVEYQESDVKWASRWDTYLLMNDDQIHWFSIVNSLMIVLFLSGMVAMIMLRTLYRDISKYNELETQEEAQEETGWKLVHGDVFRPPNHSDLLCVYAGTGIQFFGMMLVTMMFAILGFLSPSNRGGLMTAMLLLWVFMGLFAGYASTRLYKMFKGTDWKKIALRTALMFPATVFAIFFVLNAIIWGQKSSGAVPFGTMFALVFLWFGISVPLVFVGSYIGFRKPAIEDPVKTNKIPRQIPEQAWYMSPIFSILIGGILPFGAVFIELFFILTSIWLNQFYYIFGFLFIVFIILIITCAEITIVLCYFQLCSEDYQWWWRSYLTSGSSALYLFLYATFYFFTKLDITKPVSGMLYFGYMLIGSYAFFVLTGTIGFYACFWFTRLIYSSVKID, from the exons ATGGAAGTTCGCCGATCTCTCGCATTACAAGCGTCGATCTGCGCCACCGTCCTTCTGCTTCTCAGCCACAATGCTCTTTCCTTCTACCTCCCCGGCGTCGCTCCCCAGGATTTCCagaag GGTGATCTGTTGAATGTGAAAGTGAACAAATTATCCTCTACGAAGACTCAGCTTCCTTACTCGTACTACTCTCTTCCTTACTGTCGTCCAAAAACCATAGTTGACAGCAGAGAGAATCTTGGGGAAGTACTGCGTGGTGATCGCATTGAGAATTCTCCTTTTGTG TTTAAAATGAGGGAACCACAGATGTGTAATGTTGTATGTCGGCTAGTGCTTGACGCTAAAACTGCAAAGGagttcaaagagaagattgaaGATGAGTATCGGGTGAACAT GATACTGGATAACCTTCCTCTGGTGGTTCCTGTACCAAGGCTAGACCAGGAATCTCCTCCCATATATCAGCTGGGTTATCATGTTGGACTCAAAGGACAGTACACTGGT agcAAGGATGATAAGTATTTCATACACAACCATTTGACGTTTACCGTCAAGTATCACAGAGACATCCAAACCGAGGCGGCGAGGATTGTGGGCTTTGAGGTAAAACCATTCAG TGTTAAACACGAATATGAAGGAAAATGGAATGGCAATAATCGTTTAACCTCATGCGATGCAACTGCAAAACGCACCGTTGCTAACTCTAAAGCTCCTCAAGAAGTTGAAGATAAACAAGAAATTATATTCACGTATGATGTTGAATACCAG GAAAGTGATGTTAAGTGGGCATCGAGATGGGACACTTACCTTCTAATGAACGATGACCAAATCCACTGGTTCTCCATTGTCAACTCCTTGATGATTGTCCTCTTCCTCTCGGGCATGGTGGCTATGATAATGCTCCGCACTCTCTACCGCGACATCTCCAAGTATAACGAACTGGAAACCCAAGAAGAGGCCCAGGAAGAAACCGGATGGAAACTAGTACACGGCGATGTTTTCAGGCCCCCAAATCACTCGGACTTGCTCTGTGTCTATGCTGGAACTGGCATTCAGTTCTTCGGAATGATGCTCGTTACCATGATGTTTGCCATCCTCGGATTCCTCTCACCCTCAAACAGAGGTGGCCTCATGACAGCCATGCTCTTGCTGTGGGTTTTCATGGGACTCTTTGCCGGCTACGCCTCCACTCGTCTGTACAAGATGTTTAAAGGGACAGACTGGAAGAAAATTGCTCTTAGAACGGCTTTAATGTTCCCAGCTACTGTCTTCGCCATTTTCTTCGTCTTGAACGCCATAATTTGGGGGCAGAAATCTTCCGGCGCCGTGCCATTTGGAACCATGTTTGCTCTGGTCTTCCTGTGGTTTGGAATCTCAGTGCCGCTCGTGTTCGTCGGGAGCTACATCGGTTTCAGAAAGCCGGCGATCGAGGACCCGGTGAAGACGAACAAGATCCCGAGGCAGATCCCAGAACAGGCCTGGTACATGAGCCCCATCTTCTCCATTCTGATCGGCGGCATTCTCCCGTTCGGAGCCGTGTTCATTGAGCTCTTCTTCATCCTGACCTCCATCTGGCTGAACCAATTCTATTACATCTTCGGCTTCCTCTTCATCGTCTTCATCATCCTGATCATCACCTGCGCCGAAATCACCATAGTCCTCTGCTACTTCCAGCTCTGCAGCGAAGACTACCAGTGGTGGTGGAGATCATACTTGACCTCCGGCTCCTCCGCCCTCTACCTCTTCCTCTACGCCACCTTCTACTTCTTCACGAAGCTCGACATCACAAAACCAGTTTCCGGGATGCTGTATTTCGGGTACATGCTGATCGGTTCTTATGCCTTCTTCGTGTTAACGGGAACCATTGGTTTCTACGCCTGTTTCTGGTTCACCAGGCTGATTTACTCCTCAGTGAAGATTGATTGA
- the LOC127812487 gene encoding probable protein phosphatase 2C 60, with translation MGVYLSTPKTEKTSEDGENGRLRYGLSCMQGWRATMEDAHAAYPDLDASTSFFGVYDGHGGKVVAKFCAKYLHQQVLKHEAYSAGDIGTSVQKSFFRMDEMMRGQRGWRELAILGDKINKFTGMIEGLIWSPRNGEGNDQVDDWSFEEGPHSDFSGPTSGSTACVAIIRNNKLVVANAGDSRCVISRKGQAYNLSRDHKPELEAERERILKAGGFVHAGRVNGSLNLARAIGDMEFKQNKFLPAEKQIVTANPDINTVELCDDDDFIVLACDGVWDCMSSQQLVDFVHEQLHTESKLSAVCERVLDRCLAPSTSGGEGCDNMTMILVLFKKPNQSAPAAAAEEKTSTSTEVNTEPAEAEASS, from the exons ATGGGTGTATACCTCAGTACTCCTAAAACTGAAAAGACGTCTGAAGATGGTGAGAATGGCAGGCTCAGATATGGCTTATCCTGCATGCAAGGTTGGCGTGCGACCATGGAAGATGCT cATGCTGCATATCCCGATCTAGATGCTTCCACATCATTCTTCGGTGTTTATGATGGCCATGGAG GTAAGGTTGTTGCTAAGTTTTGTGCCAAGTATCTTCATCAACAGGTTCTCAAGCATGAAGCATATTCAGCTGGAGATATAGGAACTTCAGTTCAGAAATCTTTTTTCAG AATGGATGAGATGATGCGCGGACAAAGAGGGTGGAGGGAATTAGCTATTCTgggagataaaataaataaatttactggTATGATTGAGGGTTTGATATGGTCTCCAAGAAATGGTGAAGGGAATGACCAGGTGGATGATTGGTCTTTTGAGGAG GGACCTCACTCCGACTTTTCTGGACCAACTTCTGGGAGCACCGCTTGTGTGGCTATTATTAGAAACAACAAACTTGTTGTTGCTAATGCTGGTGATTCTCGATGTGTAATATCTAGGAAGGGTCAG GCATACAACCTTTCCAGAGATCACAAACCTGAACTTGAGGCTGAAAGAGAAAGGATCTTAAAAGCTGGTGGATTTGTACATGCAGGGCGTGTCAATGGCAGTTTAAATCTTGCAAGAGCAATAG GTGATATGGAGTTCAAGCAGAACAAGTTTTTGCCTGCTGAAAAGCAAATTGTGACAGCCAACCCAGACATAAATACT GTTGAGCTTTGTGACGATGATGATTTTATTGTACTGGCATGTGATGGCGTCTG GGATTGCATGTCAAGCCAGCAGCTAGTGGATTTTGTTCATGAACAGTTGCACACA GAAAGCAAGCTTTCAGCGGTATGCGAAAGGGTGCTGGATCGGTGTTTGGCGCCCTCAACTTCTGGTGGCGAGGGATGCGACAACATGACGATGATCTTGGTGCTGTTCAAGAAACCGAATCAATCTGCCCCAGCTGCTGCAGCAGAGGAGAAAACCTCAACTTCTACTGAAGTTAACACAGAACCAGCAGAGGCCGAGGCAAGTTCATGA